A genomic window from Dechloromonas sp. A34 includes:
- a CDS encoding GH36-type glycosyl hydrolase domain-containing protein, protein MLANPQFGTVVSESGMAYTWSENAHEFRLTPWLNDPVSDVGGEAIYLRDDDTGRFWSPTPLPAGDGLSYLIRHGFGYSVFETRCAGISSELWVFVAADAAVKFSVLKVRNESGRSRTLSATAYTEWVLGDLPAKSAMHIGTELAPAGGALYARNPYSMEFAERVAFFDVDDPGRTLTGDRVEFLGRNGSLHNPAAMQRAHLSGRVGVGLDPCAALQVAFELADGQEREIVFRLGVGRNADDVGQLVQRFRGGMAALQALEAVRQHWRRTLGVVQVTTPDPAVNVLANGWLIYQTLACRIWARSGYYQSGGAFGFRDQLQDVMALVHAEPGLVRAHLLLCASRQFLEGDVQHWWHPPAGRGVRTHCSDDYLWLPLAVCRYVTSSGDRGVLDETVSFLEGRPVNPEDDSYYDLPGGSFESASLYEHCVRAIRHGLTSGAHGLPLIGSGDWNDGMNRVGVLGKGESVWLGFFLCEVLRRFGEVAVGHGDPAFAEFCRGEGARLRLNLEEHGWDGAWYRRAYFDDGTPLGSTSNAECRIDSISQSWSVLSGAGDAQRSRMAMNALDERLVRRKDGLVQLLDPPFSKSLLDPGYIRGYVPGVRENGGQYTHGAIWAAMAFAELGDSARAWELLAMINPVNHGLTADDVARYKVEPYVVTADVYAVPPHVGRGGWSWYTGSAGWMYRLIVESLIGLRREGETLHFTPCLPADWPSISIRYRIHETDYQITIGQTGADSTSEVGSITDAIDGVLHDANAVQLIEFVKLASSGKTTISHSIAQTWQLSLISNGSSRFAVICDSK, encoded by the coding sequence GTGCTGGCCAATCCGCAATTCGGCACCGTCGTTTCGGAAAGCGGCATGGCCTATACCTGGAGCGAAAACGCCCACGAGTTCCGGCTGACGCCCTGGCTCAACGATCCGGTCAGCGATGTCGGCGGCGAAGCCATCTACTTGCGCGATGACGACACCGGGCGCTTCTGGTCGCCGACGCCCTTGCCGGCCGGGGACGGTTTGTCCTACCTCATCCGTCATGGCTTCGGTTACAGCGTTTTCGAGACCCGCTGCGCCGGTATCAGCAGCGAGCTCTGGGTATTCGTCGCGGCCGACGCCGCGGTCAAGTTTTCCGTGCTCAAGGTGCGCAATGAATCGGGCCGCTCGCGGACGCTGTCGGCCACGGCTTACACCGAGTGGGTGCTGGGCGATCTGCCGGCCAAGTCGGCCATGCATATCGGCACCGAACTCGCCCCGGCGGGCGGTGCGCTCTATGCGCGCAATCCCTACAGCATGGAATTCGCCGAGCGCGTTGCCTTCTTCGATGTCGATGATCCGGGGCGCACCCTGACTGGCGACCGCGTCGAGTTTCTCGGGCGCAACGGCAGCCTGCACAATCCGGCGGCGATGCAGCGCGCGCATCTTTCCGGCCGCGTCGGCGTCGGGCTCGACCCCTGCGCTGCGCTGCAGGTGGCTTTCGAACTGGCCGACGGCCAGGAACGGGAGATCGTTTTCCGGCTCGGGGTGGGGCGCAATGCCGACGATGTCGGCCAGCTGGTCCAGCGCTTTCGCGGCGGCATGGCGGCTCTCCAGGCACTCGAAGCAGTGCGCCAGCACTGGCGCCGGACGCTCGGCGTGGTGCAGGTGACGACACCCGATCCCGCTGTTAACGTGCTGGCCAACGGCTGGCTGATCTATCAGACCCTGGCCTGTCGCATCTGGGCCCGTAGCGGCTATTACCAGTCCGGCGGCGCCTTTGGCTTCCGCGATCAGCTGCAGGATGTCATGGCGCTGGTACACGCTGAACCGGGACTGGTTCGCGCCCATCTGCTGCTTTGCGCCAGCCGCCAGTTCCTGGAAGGCGATGTCCAGCACTGGTGGCACCCGCCCGCCGGGCGCGGCGTGCGCACCCATTGTTCGGATGATTATCTGTGGTTGCCGCTGGCGGTGTGCCGCTATGTGACGAGCAGTGGCGATCGCGGCGTGCTCGATGAGACGGTGTCGTTTCTCGAAGGGCGCCCGGTCAATCCGGAAGACGACTCCTATTACGATCTGCCGGGCGGCTCGTTCGAGTCGGCCAGCCTGTACGAGCATTGTGTGCGTGCCATCCGCCATGGCTTGACCTCCGGGGCGCATGGCCTGCCGCTGATCGGCTCCGGCGACTGGAATGACGGCATGAACCGGGTCGGTGTGCTGGGCAAGGGCGAAAGTGTCTGGCTCGGCTTCTTCCTCTGTGAAGTCCTGCGCCGTTTCGGCGAGGTGGCGGTGGGGCATGGCGACCCGGCGTTCGCCGAGTTTTGCCGAGGGGAGGGCGCCCGACTCCGCCTGAACCTCGAGGAACACGGCTGGGACGGCGCCTGGTATCGTCGCGCCTACTTCGACGACGGCACGCCGCTCGGTTCGACCAGCAACGCCGAATGCCGGATCGACTCGATTTCTCAAAGCTGGTCGGTGCTTTCCGGCGCCGGCGATGCGCAGCGTTCGCGCATGGCCATGAATGCGCTGGATGAACGCCTGGTACGGCGCAAGGATGGCCTGGTGCAGCTACTCGATCCGCCATTCAGCAAATCGCTGCTCGATCCCGGCTATATCCGCGGCTACGTGCCCGGGGTGCGGGAAAACGGCGGGCAATACACCCACGGCGCGATCTGGGCGGCCATGGCGTTCGCCGAATTGGGCGACAGCGCCCGGGCCTGGGAACTGCTGGCCATGATCAATCCGGTTAACCACGGGCTGACGGCGGACGACGTAGCTCGCTACAAAGTGGAGCCTTACGTCGTCACCGCCGATGTCTACGCCGTGCCGCCGCATGTCGGCCGGGGCGGCTGGAGCTGGTACACCGGATCGGCCGGCTGGATGTACCGCCTGATCGTAGAATCGCTGATCGGCCTGCGGCGCGAAGGCGAGACGCTTCATTTCACGCCGTGCCTGCCAGCAGATTGGCCGAGCATCAGTATCCGATACCGGATTCATGAAACGGACTATCAAATTACCATCGGCCAAACGGGCGCGGACTCGACATCGGAGGTGGGATCAATCACCGACGCCATCGATGGTGTCCTGCATGACGCCAATGCCGTTCAGTTGATTGAGTTCGTTAAATTAGCCTCGTCAGGAAAGACGACAATTAGTCATTCAATTGCGCAGACTTGGCAGTTATCTTTGATTTCCAATGGTTCGTCACGTTTTGCAGTGATTTGCGACTCAAAATAA